The Microbacterium trichothecenolyticum sequence TCTTTCGTTCGAATGGCCGAGGTCGGGCCCGTGACGGCCGGTCTGCGCGAGGAGACCGACCGTCACGGGCGAGGCGGGATCAGCCGACGATCTGCTCTCCGAGGCTCTGCATCTGTGCGAGTCCGTCGCTGACCGACAGCTCGCCGTTGATCACCTTGGCGAGCACCGGGGTGATCGCGTTGCTGATGTCGGCGAGGTGCGGTGAGACGACGGTGGGCATCGCCGAGGCGATCGACTCGTTGGCGGCCTTGCCGTATGGGGTGTTGCTTTCGGTGACGAGTCCTTCTCGGGCCGGGTACGCCGCCGGGACCGACGCCTTGGACGCGTCCTCGCTGACCGATGCGGCCATGAGGGTGAACAGCAGATCGTGATCGATCGAGGTGTTGAACGGGATCGACCACCCGTCGATGCTCAGTCGGTCGTACGCGTACGGGGCGTCGGCCGAGACCTTCGGTGGGGCGGCGAAGGCGAAGGAATCCGACAGGGACGTGTTCTCGGGCTTGGTGAGGTCGGTCATGCGCCCCGAGAACATGATCGCCATTGCGGCGGTGCCGTTGTAGAGCTGCTGTTGAACTTTGGGCTGATCGAACGTGGTGACCTGCGGGTCCATGTACGGCTTGAGAGCGAGCATGGCATTGAGAGCCTTCTCGCCGGCGTCGGACTCGATCGTCACCGCGCCCGAGTCGTCGACGAAGTCTGCGTCGAGGGAGTTCATGGCCGCCTGGAAGCCGGTCGTGATGTCTGCTGTCGCCAGCCAGGGCAGTGCGATGGGGTACTGCATCAACCCGGCTGCCTTGATCTTCTCGGCCGCTGCGGCCATCTCGTCGAACGTGGTCGGCACGGCCAGGCCGAGCTCGCTGAAGACGTCGGAGCGGTAGGCCATGACGAACATCTGCGCCTGCATCGGGAGGGCGTAGAGCTTGCCGTCGTACGACATGCCCTGGAGCATCGACGGGCTGAGGTCGCCGAGCTTGTATTGGTCCTTGTACTTGGCGTACAGGTCGTCGAGCGGCTGGAGCTTCTCCGTCGAGGCGAGGGTCGGGATGACGTAGCTGTACGTCTCGACGATGTCGTACGTGCCGGTCGGCGCCGACAGCGTGGCCGTCGTCTTGGTGACCTGGCCGCCGAAATCGATCGGGTCGTGCTTGACGGTCACGCCGTCGTGCGAGCAGCTCGTGGCCATCGTGTCGGTGTAGGGGTCGATGGCGGAGGAGTTGTACGCAAGCACGTTCACGGTGAGCGGCTCGGAGGGCGCGGTCACGTCGCAGGCGACGGAGGTGGAGTTGGCGTTGCCGGTGCGACTTCCGGCACCGCAACCGGTGAGGGCGAGGGCGGTGACGCCTACGACCGCGACGAGGGCGGTAAGGCGGGTGCGAGTGTTGGGCATGCAGCGAGTATACGTATGCACGCTCGCCGCACAACGAGGAATACGCGTTCTGACGTGTAAAATCTACCGTCATTTGCGTTTACTCGCCAGTAACATGCATACGTATAGCATTTCGTGATCGTCTCCCGCCGGCACGTTCGGCACGTTCAAAGCAGCCCTCGTGAACTCTTCTCCTCGCCCGCGCACCTCTGTCCCTCGTGAGCTTCTCGTCTTCACCGGTGTCGCTGCGTTCTTCGCGGCGACCGTCTACTTCCCTCAGACCCTGGCGCCGGCGATGGCGGCGTCATTCGAAATCGACGCCGCCGGGCAGAGCGCCGTGACCGGCGCGGTGCAGTTGTCGTACGGGGCAGCGATGCTCGTGATCGTGCCGCGGGCCGATCGCGCGAACCCCCGAACCCTTCTCGCCCTGTTGCTCGCGGCGAGCGCCGTCGCGGCCCTCGCGTTCGCCGCTGCGCCGTCTGCCCCCTTCGCGGCGGGGATCGGCATCGTGCTCGGTCTCAGCGCGGGTGGCGCGCAGGTCTGCGTGGTCTACGCCTCGAGTGTGGCTCTCGCGCCCCGCGGCGTCGATCGCCGAGCGCGAGACGGGATGCCGTGGGCGATCAGCGGCATCCTGC is a genomic window containing:
- a CDS encoding ABC transporter substrate-binding protein encodes the protein MATSCSHDGVTVKHDPIDFGGQVTKTTATLSAPTGTYDIVETYSYVIPTLASTEKLQPLDDLYAKYKDQYKLGDLSPSMLQGMSYDGKLYALPMQAQMFVMAYRSDVFSELGLAVPTTFDEMAAAAEKIKAAGLMQYPIALPWLATADITTGFQAAMNSLDADFVDDSGAVTIESDAGEKALNAMLALKPYMDPQVTTFDQPKVQQQLYNGTAAMAIMFSGRMTDLTKPENTSLSDSFAFAAPPKVSADAPYAYDRLSIDGWSIPFNTSIDHDLLFTLMAASVSEDASKASVPAAYPAREGLVTESNTPYGKAANESIASAMPTVVSPHLADISNAITPVLAKVINGELSVSDGLAQMQSLGEQIVG